GTGAGAACACAATATTTTAGGAGCTATTTCTGTAGTTTactctttaaatttattgttttgagCAGTTATATGTGATGAGAATAAGAAGGGTGGGAAGAATTTAGATGAAAAGTATTTAGCAGTACAAAAAAAGGATGGATTGAGTGTTTTATTATGATCCTAAACAAGatgaattttgtgatactctctccctctctacATAAACTTCCTCAACCTCAGTCGGCCAAGCCAACGAGCTTCTCGCTGACTTCCCACAGTTTTCGCGCCTTTTCAACGTCGCTGGCCTCCTGCGACAACTGGTTCTCGAACGAGGCTGAGTCCTTGTTCCAGCTCCAGTAAACTCCAGATTTCGTCAAGCTCGGATCGCTCACAACCTACATCATCTCAATTTTGGTCAGTTGTTGAATTTTGACTGACAAGAAATATATAGTGGTTTCAGTTCTTTCTTTACAcgatatattattatagttatttttgtttcattcaCCTGTGCAAGTCTTTTTCCAGCTTCTTCCTCAGATACAAAGCCTTTGGTGATGAATTTTTGGAAAGGAGGGAAGAGCAGCCTGAACAAGGGGATGTGCTCCCGGAACAGCCCGGTCGTGGCAATGCAACCGGGGTAGAGGGATGCGAAGGTGATGCCGGTTTCCTCGTGGAAACGGCGGTGGAACTCCTGCATTATCAGCATGTTGCACACCTTGCTATCCTTGTAGGCCTTGGCTCCGTCGAATTCTCCCCCGTCTATCATGGATGAGGTGTTGAGCCCGCTGAGGCCGCCTTGGAGCCCCCTCAGGTCCCCAAGGTTCGCCTTTGGAGGCACGTTCCCGGCTAATGTATTCGTGTTCCCCGTGATGGAGCCGACTATTATGAGCCTCCTCGATGGATAGTCGGACTTGACAAGGTCGTCGAATAATAGTCTCGAGAGAAGGAAATGGCCGAGGTGGTTGGTGCCCACGCTGAGCTCGAACCCTTCGGCTGTGAACGATGGCTCTCTGGCTGTTGGCTGGTACACGGCCGCGTTGCAGACGAGGACGTCGAGAGGCTGGCCAGTCTGCTTGAAGTTGTTGACAAACTGCCTCACGCTGTCGAGAGACGCGAGGTCCAAGTGCATGATGGTGTAGTTTTCCTTGGCCATCCCCACGGACTTGGCAGCCTTCTCTGCCTTGAGGAAGTCGCGGCACGCCATGATCACGTGCCATTTACCGCCCTCGGCCAAGGCCTTTGCGGTGGCCAGCCCTAGCCCTGAGGAGGCGCCCGTCACGATCACCGTGCCCTTCCTCAGAGTCTTCTTGCCTTGTGCCGTGGCTGGGGCGAATGTCGGGGCTGCTG
The genomic region above belongs to Salvia hispanica cultivar TCC Black 2014 chromosome 3, UniMelb_Shisp_WGS_1.0, whole genome shotgun sequence and contains:
- the LOC125211969 gene encoding protochlorophyllide reductase-like; this encodes MALQSAALLPCAFSIHKEGKSGKDSCFFGVPFSDYIKADSSLKLKHGSRKQNVTRAEAVAATAAPTFAPATAQGKKTLRKGTVIVTGASSGLGLATAKALAEGGKWHVIMACRDFLKAEKAAKSVGMAKENYTIMHLDLASLDSVRQFVNNFKQTGQPLDVLVCNAAVYQPTAREPSFTAEGFELSVGTNHLGHFLLSRLLFDDLVKSDYPSRRLIIVGSITGNTNTLAGNVPPKANLGDLRGLQGGLSGLNTSSMIDGGEFDGAKAYKDSKVCNMLIMQEFHRRFHEETGITFASLYPGCIATTGLFREHIPLFRLLFPPFQKFITKGFVSEEEAGKRLAQVVSDPSLTKSGVYWSWNKDSASFENQLSQEASDVEKARKLWEVSEKLVGLAD